A genomic region of Oceaniferula marina contains the following coding sequences:
- the recC gene encoding exodeoxyribonuclease V subunit gamma yields the protein MHDSHFYLHHHPKQEVLADLLLSKLEAESSGDPFHQSTVMVRNQGMGTWLQRRIAHQHAVCMQINFPQPNRFLQEVLEAPSIDPEHLKWQIYQQLPNLCERASFRAIQQYLAPSDSTQSATLKRYQLAGVLAGLFDRYLLYRPDWIAQWQQPQTNKDSSADEQWQRELWQAISPDTETHWSQVLLSDAPLPAPSQTITSLHVFGITNFAPAYTRFLNKLSTHIPVHIYWMNPVEKDGGYWEDSATRKDWLLAKAFDDPEILQQNNPLLSCFGRLGREFIHTLYGGTTEEIHIQEEEHGLPQASASTPTTRLSQLQTSLYQNNAEPNNHKPDSDDSSISIHACHSPLRELETLKTYLFTLAEDTPLNPGDVLVMCPDISTYAPAIEAIFGKHHNQDLPYIPFSIGDHGQPDNEPSITSLLSLFSLHRSRFTNQEALKLLSTPSILEYFELNEEDIPTIKDWIQQNGIRWGFNSQHVQQSTPGCPESSWTWQHGIDRMLLGYAMPNHPKANTPTLWNHISPFHHIEGTNTRILDALCNFLDWCRKIRQALHSDRSLADWVELTREWLDTGTSKSDTHQRTLRPFDTALDTIQQQAKAMSESVPAEVMLEHLTQTLHNAPAYGGFLNGSVTFCEMKPMRAIPARIICLLGMNHDAFPRPDSETAFDLTRLKRRMGDRSSRDDDTYAFLEALLSAREHLFISYLGTSIKDGKPRPPSTALQTLLDQLPGIKPTTEKLHNFDPEYFQPHSPTLKPSSHDSELLDCARLLLAHDEPTSTICQININNLTPPENTTLDHFISTITHPTRQFLRHSLQAQSLYLDQPLEPDEPISTDGLTNYHIKQTILANKRLSDEDIETWKQTGLLPPGSLSSRAEFETIAEIANKLPATQLLATQISIPTNQHSLNITGNIALSTDAEDPSVITTDPSEGKAKAILNTWLLQLAASIQLQQPVRAELHGIKDGHPAVKYFSPPKNAQTILQELAEIYQEALRTPIPHFPKSAHAYITEKQNAKDDDTHYEIKRKNKALTQWLGSQYSSAESEEEANRYFFEADDLFSDTELTAEFLATAHLIWDPIHEHLSETPPANA from the coding sequence ATGCACGATTCCCATTTCTACCTGCACCATCACCCCAAACAAGAAGTTCTGGCAGATCTTCTTTTATCCAAACTAGAAGCCGAGAGCTCGGGCGACCCGTTTCACCAGTCTACGGTCATGGTCCGAAATCAGGGGATGGGCACGTGGCTGCAGCGCCGGATTGCGCACCAACACGCGGTCTGCATGCAGATCAACTTCCCTCAACCAAACCGCTTTCTCCAAGAGGTCCTAGAAGCACCAAGCATTGACCCCGAACATTTGAAGTGGCAAATCTATCAGCAGTTACCAAACCTCTGCGAGCGAGCATCATTCCGTGCCATTCAACAATACTTGGCCCCCAGTGACAGCACGCAATCTGCCACATTAAAACGATACCAGTTAGCGGGTGTGCTTGCCGGGCTCTTTGACCGCTATCTCTTATACCGCCCCGACTGGATTGCCCAATGGCAACAACCCCAAACAAACAAAGACTCCTCAGCGGATGAACAATGGCAACGCGAGCTCTGGCAAGCCATCTCCCCCGACACGGAAACCCACTGGTCCCAGGTCTTACTCAGCGATGCTCCTCTACCTGCTCCAAGCCAAACCATCACCAGCCTGCACGTCTTTGGCATCACTAACTTTGCTCCAGCCTATACCCGCTTCCTCAATAAACTGAGCACCCATATTCCGGTTCACATCTACTGGATGAACCCAGTGGAAAAAGATGGTGGATACTGGGAAGACTCCGCCACACGTAAAGACTGGCTGCTTGCCAAAGCCTTCGATGACCCTGAAATCCTACAGCAGAACAACCCACTCCTATCCTGCTTCGGGCGACTAGGACGCGAATTCATCCACACGCTCTACGGTGGAACCACAGAGGAAATCCACATCCAGGAAGAAGAACACGGACTACCACAGGCCAGCGCCAGCACCCCGACCACCCGACTCAGCCAGCTCCAAACCAGCCTCTATCAAAACAACGCTGAACCCAACAACCACAAACCTGATAGCGATGACTCCAGCATCTCGATCCACGCCTGCCACAGCCCATTGCGTGAACTCGAAACTTTGAAAACCTATCTCTTCACCCTGGCTGAAGACACCCCTCTCAACCCCGGCGATGTGCTCGTCATGTGCCCGGACATCAGCACCTACGCGCCTGCTATCGAGGCTATCTTTGGCAAACACCACAATCAAGACCTCCCGTATATTCCCTTCTCCATTGGGGACCACGGTCAACCCGACAACGAACCATCGATCACATCGCTGCTTTCCCTGTTCTCACTGCACCGCTCACGGTTCACCAATCAAGAAGCACTCAAACTGCTTTCCACTCCCAGCATCCTCGAATATTTCGAGCTCAACGAAGAGGATATCCCCACGATCAAAGACTGGATCCAACAAAATGGGATCCGATGGGGGTTCAACAGCCAGCATGTCCAACAATCAACACCAGGTTGTCCAGAATCCAGCTGGACATGGCAACATGGTATCGACCGGATGTTACTCGGCTACGCCATGCCGAACCACCCCAAGGCAAACACCCCCACACTCTGGAACCACATCTCTCCATTCCACCACATCGAAGGGACCAACACCCGAATCCTCGACGCACTTTGCAACTTCCTCGACTGGTGCCGTAAAATCCGACAAGCACTTCATAGCGACCGATCACTCGCCGATTGGGTGGAACTCACCCGCGAGTGGCTAGACACAGGAACCAGCAAGTCCGATACCCACCAGCGAACCCTGCGCCCATTCGACACCGCACTCGACACCATCCAGCAGCAGGCAAAGGCCATGAGCGAAAGCGTTCCCGCCGAGGTCATGCTCGAACACCTCACCCAGACGCTGCACAATGCTCCCGCCTACGGTGGCTTCCTCAATGGCTCTGTCACCTTCTGCGAAATGAAGCCGATGCGAGCCATCCCCGCACGCATCATTTGCCTTCTGGGAATGAACCATGATGCCTTCCCTCGCCCGGACAGCGAGACCGCATTTGACCTTACCCGCTTGAAACGCCGCATGGGCGATCGCTCATCCCGCGACGACGACACCTACGCCTTTCTTGAGGCCCTGCTCTCAGCCAGAGAACACCTCTTCATCTCCTACCTCGGAACCTCCATCAAAGACGGCAAACCACGTCCACCCTCGACAGCACTGCAAACCCTGCTCGATCAACTTCCAGGAATAAAACCCACTACCGAAAAGCTTCATAATTTCGATCCGGAGTATTTCCAACCCCATTCCCCCACACTCAAGCCAAGCTCTCATGACAGCGAACTCCTCGACTGCGCCCGGCTCCTGCTTGCCCACGATGAGCCAACATCCACCATCTGCCAAATCAACATCAACAACTTAACACCTCCGGAAAACACCACGCTGGATCATTTTATCAGCACCATCACTCACCCCACCAGACAATTTCTCCGCCACTCCCTGCAAGCCCAGAGCCTTTATCTCGACCAGCCTCTCGAACCGGATGAACCCATCAGCACAGACGGACTCACGAACTATCATATCAAACAGACGATTCTGGCAAACAAACGGCTCAGCGACGAAGACATCGAGACCTGGAAGCAGACCGGCCTGCTCCCCCCCGGATCGCTCAGCAGCCGGGCAGAATTTGAAACCATCGCCGAAATTGCCAATAAGCTCCCGGCCACCCAATTACTGGCCACCCAGATCAGCATCCCGACAAACCAGCACTCACTCAATATCACCGGCAATATTGCCCTCAGCACCGATGCCGAAGACCCAAGCGTCATCACCACAGATCCATCCGAGGGCAAAGCTAAAGCGATCCTCAACACCTGGCTACTCCAACTGGCCGCCAGCATCCAACTCCAACAACCGGTCCGAGCCGAGCTCCACGGAATCAAAGACGGCCACCCGGCAGTCAAATACTTCTCCCCACCAAAAAACGCGCAGACCATCCTGCAAGAACTCGCTGAGATCTATCAAGAAGCACTACGAACCCCCATTCCACATTTCCCAAAATCTGCCCACGCTTACATCACAGAAAAACAAAACGCCAAAGACGACGACACCCACTACGAAATCAAACGTAAAAACAAAGCCCTTACCCAATGGCTCGGCAGTCAATACAGCAGCGCCGAATCCGAGGAGGAAGCCAACCGGTATTTTTTCGAAGCCGATGACTTATTCTCCGATACCGAGCTCACCGCAGAATTTCTCGCAACTGCCCATCTGATATGGGACCCCATTCATGAGCATCTCAGCGAAACTCCGCCAGCAAACGCGTAA
- a CDS encoding UvrD-helicase domain-containing protein, which produces MSVKDFKVCSTPIEPNLTLIEASAGTGKTYSLVRIIAREIVELDIPIEQILTVTFTRAATAEIKERLHALLCEISTHLKQEDLEKETCNDLVWHWRHNQPEVYATAPTRVAIALANFDRAAVFTIDGFFQRLLKESAFEANALFSTELVTDESSFTENALRDYWRQHVYSLTPTQLRMFQSFVKFDDAKKFLTNALRYPNATFDAAYHTSPNAISQAYLDAWKHCAPLLLQHAEELQQFVIDLPGGLKKSGHPYSSGGPQKLATTIEQIHQAPDEVPSSVQLFTRLTSSYFSNPSAYKKGGKPDDIKNHPLAPLFQAFDALVSAQPQGLQSAYYGEILRFCRQRIQELKQDQNVQGYGDVTATLARMLRENTPASQAVQRNTRNRYQACLIDEFQDTSPDQCQVFLSLFHDPERYFHIVGDPKQSIYRFRGADVFSYIKVTERNPRTYQLRTNYRSSPVMVQAVNSFFSLSTDPFLTNGKIHFTPSLWKDDEKALEPKEAALHIHHIPEELSGNKDNIKKTTTKHICTEIHRLLGQPWSSYTSKKDGSIQPSDIAILVRDGYEGNSIYSELCRQNIPATLNTRSSLMESEEAQQMLIILRAILEPRRPKLLRTALLSPPLGSGRLFDQENEEAFNHLCHQAAELHSLWDIHGLMPMMLECIRQFDIRATLLKLPQGQRRITNFLHLIELLDEKASQQKLNPAGAVHWFEMALQNQTDDILDNETLELRISTDDDAVQLLTQHACKGLEFPIVFALCPCASEQSKKKISLAYHDADNFDLHFAPAEDNMQSAETLQTRSQEDHADAARLAYVALTRSVSLCHFYLPPPKTTKTKGCEPDKHSIYRMLDMESPEALSSQCNLPGTCIESSIIDTSVLNNFKRYSAPSHTKPATLTSRNADKINITRQERTTSFTGITRNAPETIHDIDENTGTPYTDETPTNQNRFWDQLQGGASLGLVFHEVLEVTNFQAPSNLTNTIATKLDQYRPWRIQPDDGSALSQEIADTVEQWLDHPFDDSDAPFTLNQLADKQRINECEFLITGSQFSLQSLAKVLDISPPANMPSNYTEQLCKIEQSQLDGYLTGFIDLVFEHQGRYHILDWKTNQLSDDSPLGLCAAMAEHHYYLQYHLYTLALDRFLAHRLTDYDPAIHLGHVYYVFLRAIKSGTPASGVFSDRITMPRLEALRQTFAPAPTSPTSQHQD; this is translated from the coding sequence ATGTCCGTTAAAGATTTCAAAGTCTGCTCCACCCCCATTGAGCCCAACCTCACCCTGATCGAGGCTAGTGCCGGCACTGGCAAAACCTACTCGTTAGTCCGCATCATTGCTCGTGAAATTGTCGAGTTAGATATCCCGATCGAGCAAATCCTAACTGTCACCTTCACCCGTGCCGCTACCGCCGAGATCAAGGAACGCCTGCACGCTCTGCTCTGCGAGATTTCCACTCATCTAAAACAAGAAGATTTAGAAAAAGAAACGTGCAACGATCTCGTCTGGCACTGGCGCCATAATCAACCTGAGGTCTACGCCACGGCTCCAACCCGCGTTGCTATCGCACTGGCCAACTTCGATCGTGCGGCCGTTTTCACCATCGACGGCTTTTTTCAACGCTTGCTCAAAGAATCAGCCTTCGAAGCCAATGCTCTGTTCAGCACAGAACTCGTCACCGATGAATCCTCATTCACAGAAAATGCATTGCGCGACTACTGGCGCCAACACGTTTACTCGTTGACGCCCACCCAACTCAGAATGTTCCAAAGCTTTGTCAAATTCGACGACGCAAAAAAATTTCTTACCAACGCACTACGCTACCCCAACGCCACCTTCGACGCGGCCTACCACACATCCCCCAACGCCATCAGCCAAGCTTATCTCGATGCTTGGAAGCATTGTGCCCCGCTTCTACTCCAACACGCAGAAGAACTTCAACAATTTGTCATCGACTTACCAGGAGGCCTCAAAAAAAGCGGACATCCCTACAGCAGTGGAGGTCCGCAAAAACTGGCAACGACCATCGAACAAATCCACCAGGCACCAGACGAAGTCCCCTCATCCGTTCAACTTTTCACCAGACTCACCAGCAGCTATTTCAGCAATCCTTCTGCGTATAAAAAAGGAGGCAAGCCCGACGACATCAAAAACCACCCACTCGCCCCACTTTTCCAAGCTTTTGATGCCCTCGTCTCAGCCCAGCCACAAGGGCTGCAATCGGCCTACTACGGTGAGATCCTTCGTTTCTGCCGCCAACGCATTCAGGAACTCAAGCAGGACCAAAACGTGCAAGGCTATGGTGACGTCACCGCGACCTTGGCCCGGATGCTTCGGGAAAACACACCAGCAAGTCAGGCAGTCCAGCGGAACACCCGCAACCGCTACCAAGCTTGCCTGATCGATGAGTTCCAAGACACCTCACCGGATCAGTGCCAGGTTTTTCTCAGCCTGTTCCATGATCCAGAACGCTACTTCCACATCGTCGGAGACCCGAAACAATCCATTTATCGCTTCCGGGGAGCCGATGTCTTTTCCTATATCAAAGTAACAGAAAGAAACCCCCGAACCTATCAACTGCGAACCAACTACCGCTCAAGCCCAGTGATGGTGCAAGCAGTCAACTCATTCTTCTCGCTCTCTACCGACCCGTTTCTAACCAACGGAAAAATTCACTTCACCCCATCATTATGGAAAGACGATGAGAAAGCTCTCGAACCAAAGGAAGCCGCACTGCACATCCATCACATTCCTGAGGAACTCAGCGGCAACAAGGACAACATCAAGAAAACCACAACCAAACACATCTGCACTGAAATCCACCGGCTACTCGGTCAGCCGTGGTCGTCGTACACGAGCAAAAAAGATGGCAGCATTCAACCGTCGGATATCGCCATCCTCGTGCGTGACGGCTACGAAGGCAATAGCATCTATAGCGAACTCTGCCGTCAGAACATCCCCGCCACCTTGAACACCCGCAGCTCGTTGATGGAAAGCGAGGAAGCCCAGCAAATGCTCATCATCCTCAGAGCCATCCTCGAACCGCGTCGTCCGAAACTTTTGCGAACGGCTCTGCTCTCCCCGCCGCTCGGTTCTGGCAGATTGTTCGACCAAGAGAACGAAGAGGCATTCAACCACCTCTGCCATCAAGCAGCAGAGCTCCACTCCCTCTGGGACATCCATGGTCTGATGCCCATGATGCTTGAATGTATCAGGCAATTCGACATCCGAGCCACCCTGCTCAAGCTCCCCCAAGGCCAACGCCGCATCACCAATTTCCTCCATCTCATCGAACTGCTCGATGAAAAAGCCAGCCAACAAAAACTCAATCCGGCCGGCGCCGTCCATTGGTTTGAAATGGCACTCCAAAACCAAACCGATGACATCCTCGACAATGAAACCCTCGAGCTTAGGATTTCCACGGACGACGATGCCGTCCAGCTGCTCACTCAACACGCATGCAAAGGTCTTGAGTTCCCCATCGTCTTCGCCCTCTGTCCATGCGCCTCAGAACAAAGCAAAAAAAAGATCTCCCTCGCTTACCACGACGCGGACAATTTCGACCTTCACTTCGCTCCTGCTGAGGACAATATGCAAAGCGCCGAAACCTTGCAAACCCGCTCACAGGAAGATCATGCCGACGCAGCCCGGCTCGCCTACGTTGCCCTGACCCGCTCCGTCTCACTCTGCCATTTCTACCTCCCGCCACCCAAAACCACAAAAACCAAAGGCTGCGAGCCCGATAAACATTCAATCTATCGCATGCTCGACATGGAGAGCCCCGAAGCACTCTCCAGCCAATGCAATCTCCCCGGAACCTGTATCGAATCGAGTATCATCGACACCTCCGTGCTCAACAACTTCAAACGCTACTCCGCACCCAGCCATACCAAGCCTGCAACGCTCACCAGCCGCAACGCGGACAAAATCAACATCACCCGTCAGGAACGCACGACCTCGTTCACCGGCATCACCCGCAACGCTCCGGAAACCATCCACGATATCGATGAGAATACCGGCACACCATACACCGATGAAACACCAACAAACCAAAACCGTTTTTGGGATCAACTGCAAGGCGGGGCCTCTCTCGGGCTCGTCTTCCACGAAGTGCTCGAGGTCACAAACTTCCAAGCCCCAAGCAACCTAACAAATACCATCGCAACTAAACTCGACCAATATCGACCGTGGCGCATTCAACCCGATGACGGGTCAGCACTCAGTCAGGAAATAGCTGACACCGTCGAACAATGGCTCGACCACCCCTTTGACGATTCTGACGCCCCATTCACACTCAATCAACTGGCGGACAAACAACGCATCAACGAATGCGAATTCCTTATCACGGGGTCGCAATTTTCGTTACAAAGCCTGGCCAAGGTTCTCGACATTTCCCCGCCAGCCAACATGCCAAGCAACTACACCGAGCAGCTCTGCAAGATCGAGCAATCCCAACTCGATGGATACCTAACGGGCTTTATCGATCTCGTCTTTGAGCACCAAGGTCGATACCATATTCTCGACTGGAAAACCAACCAACTCTCGGACGACTCCCCTCTCGGCCTATGTGCAGCGATGGCGGAACACCACTACTACCTCCAATACCACCTCTACACTCTCGCTCTGGATCGATTCCTCGCACATCGCCTGACCGATTACGATCCAGCCATCCACCTTGGTCATGTTTATTATGTTTTCTTACGTGCCATAAAATCGGGGACTCCTGCAAGCGGAGTGTTCTCGGATCGTATCACGATGCCACGTCTTGAGGCTCTGCGTCAAACCTTCGCCCCGGCCCCAACATCCCCAACATCTCAACACCAAGATTGA
- the recD gene encoding exodeoxyribonuclease V subunit alpha, which yields MIPPSILLQHSTFTPMISHHFSRFINRHHQPQHPDFTTLVRRLCDAVDAGSSCLDLSSQSEHPAETWREILACDRDGSAVASPGGSAPLILTEDNRLYLQRYYQHEQHIVRAVNQRIRTTTGDLAPSILQRIEDLFETTEGNDQAHAALRALKHSFTIISGGPGTGKTTTVLKILLLLKESLIFTHPSECLLLAPTGKAADRLRQSILTGMKALKINDPEFPTETSTIHRALGYLQGSIEFKHDAQNPLQAKVVIVDETSMTDLTLMSRLMEALPAETRVILLGDKNQLASVQVGTVLGDLMEVAESPGHSLSECAVTLNRSYRTQGPISAACSAIRDGNADNAWQEIMHSETDVAGALIHHTLPDHPAAALTPFVQQHWLPVLKNNTMTDEEKLQAIDRFRILCPTHNGRYGIKAINTAVDHILSRHGIDTSSTWYPGRSVIVQTNDYALNIFNGDTGLVGQSDDSTYVSFPSNEEPRNISPALLPEVHTAWALTIHRTQGSEYDHILLIIPPCSESPILSRELLYTGLSRAKQSATLWCTEQSFSDTVNSTVQRASGLPQMLRGKAQNHVTNPH from the coding sequence TTGATCCCTCCATCAATCCTGCTCCAGCATTCCACCTTCACACCCATGATTTCCCATCATTTTTCCAGATTTATCAATCGTCACCATCAACCACAACACCCTGATTTCACCACGCTCGTCAGACGCCTTTGTGATGCAGTTGATGCTGGATCATCCTGTCTGGACCTCAGCAGCCAAAGCGAACATCCCGCTGAAACATGGCGTGAGATACTGGCCTGCGATCGTGATGGCAGCGCCGTAGCTTCACCCGGTGGATCGGCTCCTTTGATTCTGACAGAGGACAACCGACTCTACTTGCAGCGTTATTACCAGCACGAACAGCACATCGTCCGGGCTGTCAATCAACGAATCAGGACCACCACCGGCGACCTTGCCCCATCTATCCTGCAGCGCATCGAAGACCTCTTTGAAACCACCGAAGGCAACGACCAAGCCCATGCAGCGCTTCGGGCACTCAAACATTCATTTACCATCATCTCAGGAGGGCCCGGGACAGGGAAAACAACCACGGTTCTCAAAATCCTTCTATTGCTGAAAGAGAGCCTGATTTTTACGCACCCATCCGAATGCCTCTTACTTGCTCCTACCGGCAAAGCAGCTGATCGCTTACGTCAATCGATCCTCACAGGAATGAAAGCCCTCAAGATCAACGACCCTGAATTCCCAACAGAAACATCCACCATCCACCGGGCACTTGGCTACCTTCAAGGCAGCATCGAATTCAAACACGATGCACAAAACCCTCTGCAAGCCAAAGTCGTCATCGTCGATGAAACATCGATGACCGACCTCACTCTGATGTCCCGCTTGATGGAGGCTCTACCTGCTGAAACCCGCGTCATCCTACTCGGCGATAAAAACCAACTTGCCTCCGTTCAGGTTGGCACCGTCTTGGGGGACCTCATGGAAGTGGCTGAATCTCCCGGCCACTCACTATCTGAATGCGCGGTCACCCTCAACCGCAGCTACCGGACACAAGGTCCGATCAGTGCGGCATGCTCGGCCATCCGTGATGGTAACGCCGATAACGCCTGGCAAGAGATCATGCATTCAGAAACCGATGTTGCTGGAGCTCTCATCCACCACACGCTTCCCGACCATCCGGCAGCGGCCCTGACTCCTTTTGTCCAACAGCATTGGCTCCCGGTTCTTAAAAACAATACGATGACCGATGAAGAAAAACTTCAGGCCATTGATCGATTCCGGATCCTCTGTCCCACGCACAACGGCCGCTACGGCATCAAAGCCATCAACACAGCGGTCGACCACATTCTCAGCAGACATGGTATCGATACGTCATCCACTTGGTACCCAGGACGCTCGGTCATCGTCCAAACAAACGATTACGCTCTGAATATCTTCAATGGAGATACCGGCTTGGTCGGTCAATCTGATGACAGCACCTACGTCAGCTTTCCCTCGAACGAGGAGCCCCGGAACATCTCTCCCGCACTTCTTCCGGAAGTCCATACTGCATGGGCACTTACTATCCACCGCACTCAGGGCAGTGAATATGATCACATTCTACTCATCATTCCCCCATGCTCGGAATCGCCCATCCTCAGCCGCGAACTCCTCTACACGGGATTGAGCCGGGCCAAACAATCGGCCACTCTCTGGTGCACGGAACAAAGCTTTAGCGACACCGTGAACAGCACCGTGCAGCGGGCATCAGGACTTCCGCAAATGCTACGCGGAAAAGCGCAAAACCATGTTACCAATCCACATTGA
- a CDS encoding YcbK family protein gives MGNLNKLIIGQEDDLSDASQDRSHEEGVILDAYGRRRFMGVAGVAALGLLCSLDESEAGLFNFGYSTSSVQGIPQSWVQAKGLDVNRYANYIKGLRLRNITPRMVLAPHFKTRGRVANTLPPKSSWKKIGPTLKVIDRLSHEMGVPVKSVLSAYRSPRYNRAVRGKSRSYHMQNVAVDIQFHGASAWRVASVARYLRKKRKFEGGVGRYSSFVHIDTRGFNVDW, from the coding sequence ATGGGTAACTTAAATAAGCTAATAATTGGACAAGAGGATGACCTCTCTGACGCGAGTCAGGACAGGAGTCATGAGGAGGGCGTGATTTTGGACGCTTATGGACGGAGGCGTTTTATGGGAGTGGCTGGAGTTGCTGCTCTTGGCTTGTTATGCTCCTTGGACGAATCCGAGGCCGGTTTATTCAATTTTGGTTATAGTACTTCGTCGGTTCAGGGGATTCCCCAATCCTGGGTCCAAGCGAAGGGGTTGGATGTCAACCGCTATGCCAACTATATCAAAGGCCTCAGGCTGAGAAACATCACACCGCGCATGGTTCTGGCGCCACACTTTAAAACCCGTGGCAGAGTGGCCAATACCCTGCCTCCGAAGAGTTCTTGGAAAAAAATTGGTCCAACCTTGAAGGTGATTGACCGCTTGTCCCATGAGATGGGAGTGCCGGTGAAATCGGTTTTGTCTGCTTATCGCAGCCCTCGCTACAATCGAGCTGTCCGAGGTAAGTCCCGCTCATACCATATGCAGAATGTAGCCGTCGATATTCAGTTCCATGGAGCATCAGCCTGGCGTGTTGCCAGTGTGGCCCGTTACTTGCGCAAAAAGCGTAAATTTGAAGGTGGTGTTGGCCGCTACAGCAGTTTTGTTCATATTGATACCCGTGGGTTCAATGTGGATTGGTAA
- a CDS encoding GTPase — MFGEAYFSARSGLEDLAGRVIELAEKTGTDHRPLSEGDVAVGLDSPFLWLVCGEAGAGKSTLVNALFGRSLCPLDSQRGSKVRWFRYADRPRTNRVTDALEECYLPEEYLSRFNVMDTPGLGPGYEPCQEVVQRFLPSCDHVFWVLPIGNPWGGAFWDLLSSQPDAVLQKSVLLLQRKDECDENELEIILGHVRDLAGQRLATIPPILPVSARQAWQARKDGRRDEAMWAKSGFDAFFSWLQQAVMDSPARKQSLVEIRQALAEVLRRIEVSVEERTEQLQGNEHFLRDLEWEADRERMGHAKEFVGDFADMRRVLASKNNEFQQYLRRKLGFWSSMKSLLFAENTSKVIEGWMIRTVQSAAQQQANEDGERVIEECHRHWSTVRPRVKNRLGIALDDFDDEADGFFSIGESFEQSMADASRKAIQDLRIRKDLHPIIQRRREHLKNWLYLSFSSVMLAGATGALSLGERYYLPYGFLALGGVAMLGFVIQGVFSGRKVKHLLAQRLEHGRVEFSQALESRYSEGIRRFYVEYLDLLSGVRRHILHAQQDLAPNLEERNRLFLELMILEREM, encoded by the coding sequence ATGTTTGGGGAAGCGTATTTTTCAGCGCGGTCAGGTCTGGAGGACTTGGCCGGTCGTGTGATTGAATTGGCTGAAAAAACTGGAACCGATCACCGGCCTCTGAGCGAAGGGGATGTGGCCGTTGGGCTTGATAGCCCTTTTTTATGGCTTGTTTGTGGCGAAGCCGGGGCGGGTAAATCCACCTTGGTGAATGCTCTGTTTGGCCGCTCTTTGTGCCCCTTGGATTCCCAGAGAGGCTCTAAGGTTCGTTGGTTCCGCTATGCTGACCGGCCGAGGACGAATCGCGTGACTGATGCGCTGGAAGAATGTTATCTGCCGGAGGAGTATTTGAGCAGGTTTAATGTGATGGACACGCCTGGCCTGGGGCCTGGATATGAGCCATGTCAGGAAGTGGTGCAGCGTTTTCTACCGTCCTGTGATCATGTGTTTTGGGTTCTGCCCATTGGCAACCCTTGGGGGGGGGCGTTTTGGGATTTGCTTTCATCGCAACCGGATGCGGTGTTGCAGAAGTCGGTGTTGTTACTGCAACGCAAGGATGAGTGTGATGAGAATGAACTAGAGATCATTCTCGGGCATGTGAGGGATCTTGCCGGGCAGCGGCTAGCCACCATCCCTCCGATTCTTCCGGTCTCAGCCCGGCAAGCGTGGCAAGCGCGGAAAGATGGGCGCCGTGATGAGGCTATGTGGGCAAAGAGTGGTTTTGATGCCTTTTTCTCCTGGTTGCAGCAAGCGGTGATGGATTCACCAGCCAGGAAGCAGTCTTTGGTGGAGATTCGGCAGGCTTTGGCCGAGGTCTTGCGCAGGATTGAAGTCTCGGTGGAAGAGAGGACAGAGCAGCTACAGGGGAATGAGCATTTTTTGAGAGACCTGGAATGGGAAGCTGATCGGGAGCGGATGGGGCATGCCAAGGAGTTTGTGGGCGACTTCGCTGATATGCGCAGGGTGTTGGCCAGTAAAAACAATGAGTTTCAGCAATACCTTCGCCGCAAGCTCGGCTTTTGGTCCAGTATGAAGAGTTTATTGTTCGCTGAAAATACCTCGAAAGTAATCGAGGGCTGGATGATCCGCACGGTGCAGTCAGCAGCTCAACAACAGGCGAACGAAGATGGTGAGCGTGTGATTGAGGAGTGTCACCGGCATTGGTCAACGGTTCGCCCGCGTGTGAAAAATCGACTGGGTATTGCTTTGGACGATTTCGACGATGAGGCGGATGGGTTTTTCTCGATTGGCGAAAGCTTTGAGCAAAGTATGGCGGATGCCAGTCGCAAGGCGATTCAGGATTTACGTATTCGTAAAGATCTGCATCCGATTATTCAAAGACGCAGGGAGCACCTCAAAAACTGGTTGTATCTAAGTTTTTCGAGTGTGATGCTTGCCGGGGCCACAGGAGCACTATCACTGGGGGAGCGGTATTATCTTCCCTATGGATTCTTGGCTCTTGGCGGGGTGGCGATGCTCGGCTTTGTGATTCAAGGCGTCTTCTCGGGGCGTAAGGTCAAGCATTTGCTGGCACAGCGCCTAGAGCACGGCCGGGTTGAATTTTCCCAGGCCTTGGAATCTCGTTACAGCGAAGGGATCCGGCGGTTTTATGTCGAATATTTGGATTTGTTGAGTGGCGTTCGGCGACACATTTTGCACGCCCAGCAGGATCTGGCTCCGAACCTTGAAGAGCGCAACCGTCTGTTTCTCGAGTTGATGATTCTCGAGCGTGAGATGTGA